One Nocardioides aromaticivorans genomic window carries:
- a CDS encoding ferredoxin — protein MSPRQDVRLETAPMQPVSCLTCGAEVLARKSSWDQSTLQWTAAALERCVERRTTTARSERPNRNAFPGCSALRASVREAAVRGELEVQSDEPLRTNPEALHD, from the coding sequence ATGAGCCCGCGGCAGGACGTGCGCCTCGAGACCGCACCGATGCAGCCGGTCTCCTGCCTGACGTGCGGTGCGGAGGTCCTCGCCCGCAAGAGCAGCTGGGACCAGTCGACCCTGCAGTGGACCGCGGCCGCGCTGGAGCGGTGCGTCGAGCGTCGTACGACGACAGCCCGGTCCGAGCGCCCCAACCGCAACGCCTTCCCGGGTTGCTCGGCGTTGCGGGCCTCGGTCCGCGAGGCTGCTGTGCGGGGCGAGCTCGAGGTGCAGTCCGACGAACCCCTGAGGACCAACCCGGAGGCACTCCATGACTGA